The proteins below come from a single Zhouia spongiae genomic window:
- a CDS encoding helix-turn-helix domain-containing protein yields MEAIILSKSQYEVLLKKIDDLRNSLDEKQKSPKDVFVDNQEFLLLMNISKRTAQTWRDEGIVSFSQIGSKIYYRMSDVEKLLEKNYNKAFKSVKR; encoded by the coding sequence AATACGAGGTACTTCTAAAGAAAATAGATGACCTTAGAAATTCATTAGACGAAAAACAAAAGAGTCCTAAAGATGTTTTTGTAGACAATCAGGAGTTTTTATTGCTAATGAACATTAGTAAGCGTACTGCTCAAACTTGGAGGGATGAGGGTATTGTATCATTTTCTCAAATCGGCTCAAAAATCTACTATCGTATGAGCGATGTAGAAAAACTACTTGAGAAAAATTACAACAAGGCGTTTAAAAGTGTAAAAAGGTAA